The proteins below are encoded in one region of Lactuca sativa cultivar Salinas chromosome 3, Lsat_Salinas_v11, whole genome shotgun sequence:
- the LOC111884125 gene encoding lysine-specific demethylase JMJ13 isoform X2: MQTGTLNNETAYVTNLMSRSSGDALRDPASCGVRSFRNPNVNAKSGSGLNERDTMSKQKIDKFDTTDLDWTDSMPECPVYFPSKEEFEDPLAFLQKIAPEASKYGICKIVSPLSASVPAGMVLMKEKAGFRFTTRVQPLRLAEWNTDDKVTFFLSGRNYTFRDFEKMANKVFTRRYYSAGCLPTTYLEKEFWQEIASGKTESVEYACDVDGSAFSSSPSDQLGNSKWNLKKVARLSRSILRLLETTIPGVTEPMLYIGMLFSMFAWHVEDHYLYSINYHHCGAAKTWYGVPGHAAVDFEKIVREKVYTHDILSSEGEDGAFDVLLEKTTLFPPNILSQHGVPVYKAVQKPGEYVITFPRAYHAGFSHGFNCGEAVNFAIGDWFQLGSIASRRYALLNRTPLLPHEELLCKEAMLISSSSSSAAAISHEDLASQLSVKASFVNLIRFQHRARWCLTKSRDCMGISQHSHGTILCSVCKRDCYAAYINCSCYLHPVCLRHEFKPLELACGTNFTLSVRDQVLEMEKVSRMLEEDKDIVNEAEVQFKNASDKVFLSNLYPITEGDSYIPYCKVDFVPQPPIESLQADTCHYSDSNDSDSEIYRFKRRSSLKPKHRPMNFASSKSEHQGLKRLKKAEPERLSVISIKYKKTGHEENVSVGKRRDEKRVLESCPKRIKVRGPSISITGLETKQIHY; encoded by the exons ATGCAAACAGGCACATTAAATAATGAAACTGCATATGTGACTAATCTGATGTCTAGAAGCAGTGGAGATGCTTTAAGAGATCCTGCATCCTGTGGTGTGAGATCATTCAGAAATCCAAATGTAAATGCAAAATCTGGTAGTGGTCTGAATGAGAGAGACACCATGTCAAAGCAAAAGATTGATAAGTTTGACACAACTGATCTTGATTGGACTGATAGCATGCCAGAATGTCCAGTATATTTCCCAAGTAAAGAAGAGTTCGAGGACCCTTTGGCTTTTCTCCAAAAAATTGCCCCTGAAGCTTCAAAATATG GTATATGCAAGATTGTTTCCCCTTTGAGTGCCTCTGTTCCAGCTGGCATGGTTTTAATGAAAGAGAAAGCTGGTTTTAGGTTTACTACAAGGGTGCAGCCTCTTCGTCTTGCTGAGTGGAATACTGATGATAAAGTCACATTTTTCTTGAGTGGAAG AAACTATACATTCCGTGATTTTGAGAAAATGGCGAACAAGGTTTTTACACGTAGATATTACAGTGCTGGGTGTCTTCCAACTACATATTTAGAAAAAGAATTTTGGCAAGAAATAGCTTCTGGAAAAACCGAAAGTGTTGAGTATGCATGTGATGTTGATGGAAGTGCCTTTTCATCTTCTCCCTCTGATCAACTCGGAAACAGCAAATGGAATTTGAAG AAAGTTGCTCGATTGTCCAGATCCATCTTGCGTCTTCTAGAAACAACAATTCCG GGGGTTACTGAACCAATGCTGTACATAGGGATGCTATTCAGTATGTTTGCTTGGCACGTAGAAGATCATTACTTATACAG CATTAATTACCATCATTGTGGAGCTGCAAAAACATGGTACGGTGTACCCGGTCACGCAGCAGTTGACTTTGAAAAAATTGTTCGTGAAAAGGTGTACACTCATGACATTTTATCAAGTGAAGGAGAAGATGGTGCTTTTGATGTTCTTTTAGAAAAAACAACCTTGTTTCCTCCTAATATTTTGTCACAACATGGTGTTCCAGTTTACAAAGCTGTTCAAAAGCCCGGTGAATACGTCATCACCTTCCCCCGTGCATATCACGCAGGATTTAGTCATG GTTTTAATTGTGGTGAGGCTGTGAATTTTGCAATTGGTGATTGGTTCCAGTTGGGGTCGATAGCAAGCCGTCGTTACGCGCTTCTTAATCGTACACCTCTCCTTCCTCATGAAGAACTTTTATGCAAAGAAGCCATGCttatttcatcatcatcatcatcagcagCAGCTATAAGCCATGAAGATTTAGCATCTCAACTTAGTGTTAAGGCCTCGTTTGTGAATCTAATACGCTTCCAACATCGTGCGCGTTGGTGTCTAACCAAATCCAGGGACTGTATGGGAATTTCACAACATTCTCATGGAACCATCCTTTGCAGTGTTTGTAAACGTGACTGTTACGCTGCGTATATCAACTGCAGCTGCTATTTACACCCCGTCTGCCTTCGCCATG AGTTTAAGCCGCTTGAGTTGGCTTGTGGAACAAACTTTACACTCTCTGTAAGGGACCAAGTGTTGGAAATGGAGAAAGTTTCAAGAATGTTGGAAGAGGATAAAGATATTGTAAACGAAGCTGAAGTTCAATTTAAAAACGCAAGTGACAAAGTTTTTCTATCTAACTTGTATCCAATAACTGAAGGCGATTCATACATTCCATATTGCAAGGTGGATTTTGTTCCTCAACCCCCAATAGAAAGTTTACAAGCGGATACGTGTCATTACAGTGACAGCAACGATTCTGACTCGGAGATATATAGATTCAAACGCCGTTCATCTCTAAAACCCAAACACAGACCAATGAATTTTGCATCTTCAAAATCAGAACATCAG GGGTTAAAGCGGTTGAAGAAGGCAGAGCCTGAAAGATTGAGTGTGATCTCCATCAAGTACAAGAAAACGGGACATGAAGAAAATGTGAGTGTGGGTAAGCGGAGAGATGAGAAAAGGGTGTTAGAGAGTTGTCCGAAGCGAATCAAAGTAAGAGGACCTTCGATTTCAATTACAGGTTTAGAAACAAAACAGATTCATTACTAA
- the LOC111884125 gene encoding lysine-specific demethylase JMJ13 isoform X1: MGEGRVCFSREAKLEFLKQKRLQQMQTGTLNNETAYVTNLMSRSSGDALRDPASCGVRSFRNPNVNAKSGSGLNERDTMSKQKIDKFDTTDLDWTDSMPECPVYFPSKEEFEDPLAFLQKIAPEASKYGICKIVSPLSASVPAGMVLMKEKAGFRFTTRVQPLRLAEWNTDDKVTFFLSGRNYTFRDFEKMANKVFTRRYYSAGCLPTTYLEKEFWQEIASGKTESVEYACDVDGSAFSSSPSDQLGNSKWNLKKVARLSRSILRLLETTIPGVTEPMLYIGMLFSMFAWHVEDHYLYSINYHHCGAAKTWYGVPGHAAVDFEKIVREKVYTHDILSSEGEDGAFDVLLEKTTLFPPNILSQHGVPVYKAVQKPGEYVITFPRAYHAGFSHGFNCGEAVNFAIGDWFQLGSIASRRYALLNRTPLLPHEELLCKEAMLISSSSSSAAAISHEDLASQLSVKASFVNLIRFQHRARWCLTKSRDCMGISQHSHGTILCSVCKRDCYAAYINCSCYLHPVCLRHEFKPLELACGTNFTLSVRDQVLEMEKVSRMLEEDKDIVNEAEVQFKNASDKVFLSNLYPITEGDSYIPYCKVDFVPQPPIESLQADTCHYSDSNDSDSEIYRFKRRSSLKPKHRPMNFASSKSEHQGLKRLKKAEPERLSVISIKYKKTGHEENVSVGKRRDEKRVLESCPKRIKVRGPSISITGLETKQIHY, from the exons GGGGAAGGGAGGGTTTGTTTCTCCAGAGAAGCCAAGTTGGAATTTTTGAAGCAGAAGAGGCTTCAACAGATGCAAACAGGCACATTAAATAATGAAACTGCATATGTGACTAATCTGATGTCTAGAAGCAGTGGAGATGCTTTAAGAGATCCTGCATCCTGTGGTGTGAGATCATTCAGAAATCCAAATGTAAATGCAAAATCTGGTAGTGGTCTGAATGAGAGAGACACCATGTCAAAGCAAAAGATTGATAAGTTTGACACAACTGATCTTGATTGGACTGATAGCATGCCAGAATGTCCAGTATATTTCCCAAGTAAAGAAGAGTTCGAGGACCCTTTGGCTTTTCTCCAAAAAATTGCCCCTGAAGCTTCAAAATATG GTATATGCAAGATTGTTTCCCCTTTGAGTGCCTCTGTTCCAGCTGGCATGGTTTTAATGAAAGAGAAAGCTGGTTTTAGGTTTACTACAAGGGTGCAGCCTCTTCGTCTTGCTGAGTGGAATACTGATGATAAAGTCACATTTTTCTTGAGTGGAAG AAACTATACATTCCGTGATTTTGAGAAAATGGCGAACAAGGTTTTTACACGTAGATATTACAGTGCTGGGTGTCTTCCAACTACATATTTAGAAAAAGAATTTTGGCAAGAAATAGCTTCTGGAAAAACCGAAAGTGTTGAGTATGCATGTGATGTTGATGGAAGTGCCTTTTCATCTTCTCCCTCTGATCAACTCGGAAACAGCAAATGGAATTTGAAG AAAGTTGCTCGATTGTCCAGATCCATCTTGCGTCTTCTAGAAACAACAATTCCG GGGGTTACTGAACCAATGCTGTACATAGGGATGCTATTCAGTATGTTTGCTTGGCACGTAGAAGATCATTACTTATACAG CATTAATTACCATCATTGTGGAGCTGCAAAAACATGGTACGGTGTACCCGGTCACGCAGCAGTTGACTTTGAAAAAATTGTTCGTGAAAAGGTGTACACTCATGACATTTTATCAAGTGAAGGAGAAGATGGTGCTTTTGATGTTCTTTTAGAAAAAACAACCTTGTTTCCTCCTAATATTTTGTCACAACATGGTGTTCCAGTTTACAAAGCTGTTCAAAAGCCCGGTGAATACGTCATCACCTTCCCCCGTGCATATCACGCAGGATTTAGTCATG GTTTTAATTGTGGTGAGGCTGTGAATTTTGCAATTGGTGATTGGTTCCAGTTGGGGTCGATAGCAAGCCGTCGTTACGCGCTTCTTAATCGTACACCTCTCCTTCCTCATGAAGAACTTTTATGCAAAGAAGCCATGCttatttcatcatcatcatcatcagcagCAGCTATAAGCCATGAAGATTTAGCATCTCAACTTAGTGTTAAGGCCTCGTTTGTGAATCTAATACGCTTCCAACATCGTGCGCGTTGGTGTCTAACCAAATCCAGGGACTGTATGGGAATTTCACAACATTCTCATGGAACCATCCTTTGCAGTGTTTGTAAACGTGACTGTTACGCTGCGTATATCAACTGCAGCTGCTATTTACACCCCGTCTGCCTTCGCCATG AGTTTAAGCCGCTTGAGTTGGCTTGTGGAACAAACTTTACACTCTCTGTAAGGGACCAAGTGTTGGAAATGGAGAAAGTTTCAAGAATGTTGGAAGAGGATAAAGATATTGTAAACGAAGCTGAAGTTCAATTTAAAAACGCAAGTGACAAAGTTTTTCTATCTAACTTGTATCCAATAACTGAAGGCGATTCATACATTCCATATTGCAAGGTGGATTTTGTTCCTCAACCCCCAATAGAAAGTTTACAAGCGGATACGTGTCATTACAGTGACAGCAACGATTCTGACTCGGAGATATATAGATTCAAACGCCGTTCATCTCTAAAACCCAAACACAGACCAATGAATTTTGCATCTTCAAAATCAGAACATCAG GGGTTAAAGCGGTTGAAGAAGGCAGAGCCTGAAAGATTGAGTGTGATCTCCATCAAGTACAAGAAAACGGGACATGAAGAAAATGTGAGTGTGGGTAAGCGGAGAGATGAGAAAAGGGTGTTAGAGAGTTGTCCGAAGCGAATCAAAGTAAGAGGACCTTCGATTTCAATTACAGGTTTAGAAACAAAACAGATTCATTACTAA